The genomic interval CATCGGTGAGGTAGCGGGGTTTGTCATCACGATGGTGGAGGCGGGCGAACACCCCGAGCACCTTCAGATGACGCTGAGCGCCCATCCAGTCCAGTGCCATCGGCAGATCGTCGGGGATGGCAACCCCCGCGGTACGGGCCAGCGCCGCATAACGGCCGATCCAGTACCGTTCCTGGTCCGGCGAAAACTCAAAAAACGCATCCCGCAGCAGGCTGACCAGGTCGTAGGTCACCGGCCCCAGCATCGCATCCTGAAAATCGATGACGCCGGGGTTGGGAGCCGAGACCAGCAGATTCCGGGCCATGAAATCACGATGCACCCAGGCCTGGGGCTGTCGGGTGGCCGCCTCCACCAGCCGCTGAGAGCCGGCGTGCCAGCGCGCCCACCACTCGGCATTCAGCTCCAGCCCCAGGTGCCGCTGAACGTACCACTGCGGAAACAGATCCAGCTCCCGGCGCAGCCGTCGATGATCGTACCGGGGCAACGGGTCAGCCCGGGTGGCTGCCTGCCACCGCACCAGGGTACTCAACGCATCCTCCATCAGGGGGTCGACCTGTCCGTCCTGAAACGCCGCCAGATAGCTCTGCGATCCCAGGTCCTCCAGCACCATGAAGCCCCGCTGCGGGTCGGCCATCTCCACCCGGGGAACATGCAGACCGGCGGCCGCCATCAAGTCCCTGACCTGCAAAAAGGCGCGACAGGCTTCAGTCTGATCCGGCGCGTCCATGACCACCCGGGAGCCGTCAGCCACCGGCAGGCGGAAGTAGCGACGGCTGCTGGCATCAGCCGCCAGTGGCAGCAGACCGGTCGAGTCAATGCTCGAGGCCTCCAGCCAGGCCTGCATGGCTGCCTGGCGATGGTCCACGGTCTGCTGTGTCATGGTCTTCCCGGTGCTCTCCAAGGCATTCTTAGGGTAACCTCTCGGGCGTCGTATTGCGCCGCCTGGTTACGGAGTGGTCATCATCACCCGACTTTCCCGCTTTGCCGTGTGCGCGGCTACGCTCGGCGTGCTGGCCACGGCTTACCCATTCCACGCTTCCGGTCAGGAGCGATGGGCGCTTTGTGCCGCGCCAATGCTGGAGCCCGTGCCCGGAGATCCCGCCGCCCGGGATGCGCCCGACACTCCGGTGCGCATCGAGGCCGACCGGGGTGAAATTGTCGGTGACCCCCCCATTTTTCAGTTCGATGGTCAGGCGACCCTGACCCGCGCTGACCAGACGGTTCGGGGCGACAGTCTGACTTATGACAGTGGAACCGGTGAGGCGGTGGCCCGGGGCGAGGCCAGCCTGCGGGAATCCGGCCTCCTCATCGAAGGACAGCGGGCCAACTACTGGCTCGATGAGGACCGGGGTCGCTTCCAG from Spiribacter sp. 2438 carries:
- a CDS encoding aminoglycoside phosphotransferase family protein is translated as MTQQTVDHRQAAMQAWLEASSIDSTGLLPLAADASSRRYFRLPVADGSRVVMDAPDQTEACRAFLQVRDLMAAAGLHVPRVEMADPQRGFMVLEDLGSQSYLAAFQDGQVDPLMEDALSTLVRWQAATRADPLPRYDHRRLRRELDLFPQWYVQRHLGLELNAEWWARWHAGSQRLVEAATRQPQAWVHRDFMARNLLVSAPNPGVIDFQDAMLGPVTYDLVSLLRDAFFEFSPDQERYWIGRYAALARTAGVAIPDDLPMALDWMGAQRHLKVLGVFARLHHRDDKPRYLTDASRFVAYLDRELSPHAALADLHDLIRSLPAPGESS